The proteins below come from a single Corynebacterium cystitidis genomic window:
- a CDS encoding AzlC family ABC transporter permease, with product MNVSRETSPGHSGGPGAEQPGDTLHEIKEGIRETWAVGLGLIPLGLAFGLLMTQTGFAWWWTPIFSIAIFAGSMEFLAISMVTSGVGPLSAAFTGFMVNFRHIFYGLTFPLHKVKSVPGKAYSAYALIDEAYAIVSARDPRTPLTGTRILTIQILLHLLWLIPGIVGALVGEIIPPELQGMDFALTALFVVLGWEAFKNNRDYSLPVIAAVLAILVGLVAPGSIMMVALSAYFLILIARYISPRLDDVLTWRRTGDTTAGTPGDTTAGTPGDTTAPTTKEV from the coding sequence GTGAATGTTTCACGTGAAACGTCCCCCGGCCATTCGGGCGGACCTGGCGCCGAGCAGCCCGGCGACACTCTGCACGAAATTAAGGAGGGCATTCGCGAAACCTGGGCTGTCGGCTTGGGGTTGATCCCCCTCGGGCTCGCTTTCGGGTTATTGATGACCCAAACGGGCTTCGCGTGGTGGTGGACCCCGATCTTTTCCATCGCCATCTTCGCCGGTTCGATGGAATTTTTGGCCATTAGTATGGTCACCTCGGGTGTTGGTCCGCTCTCAGCCGCCTTCACCGGTTTCATGGTGAACTTCCGCCATATCTTCTACGGCTTGACCTTCCCGTTGCACAAAGTGAAGTCCGTACCTGGGAAGGCTTATTCTGCGTACGCGCTTATCGACGAAGCCTACGCCATCGTCTCTGCCCGCGATCCACGCACACCACTTACCGGCACGCGAATCCTCACAATCCAGATCCTATTGCACCTGCTGTGGTTAATCCCGGGCATCGTCGGTGCTCTCGTGGGTGAAATCATCCCACCTGAGCTCCAGGGCATGGACTTTGCCCTGACCGCTCTGTTCGTGGTGCTGGGCTGGGAAGCCTTTAAGAATAACCGGGACTACTCGCTGCCGGTGATCGCCGCGGTACTTGCCATCCTGGTCGGCCTGGTTGCTCCGGGCTCGATTATGATGGTCGCGCTGAGCGCTTATTTCTTGATTTTGATCGCCCGCTATATCTCACCGCGCCTCGATGACGTTCTCACGTGGCGCCGCACCGGCGACACCACCGCCGGCACGCCGGGCGACACCACCGCCGGTACGCCGGGCGATACTACCGCGCCGACCACGAAAGAGGTGTGA
- a CDS encoding branched-chain amino acid transporter permease, translating to MVLAVLIPVGIVTVGLRAVPFFFLKLLKGNRFIASLGLMMPVGVMVVLVVYTIVGQLSAPGGLLASLLGVAATLLLHWWKRDSGLSILGGTIVYMLLVNLVF from the coding sequence ATGGTGTTGGCAGTGCTGATACCTGTGGGCATTGTCACCGTGGGATTGCGCGCTGTGCCCTTCTTCTTCCTCAAACTGCTGAAGGGCAACCGCTTCATCGCTTCGCTGGGCTTGATGATGCCCGTCGGCGTCATGGTGGTGCTGGTGGTGTACACCATTGTCGGCCAACTCTCCGCCCCCGGAGGTTTGCTCGCCTCACTTCTCGGTGTGGCTGCTACTCTCCTTTTGCACTGGTGGAAGCGGGATTCTGGCCTGTCCATTCTTGGCGGCACCATCGTCTACATGCTGCTGGTGAACCTTGTTTTCTAA
- the trpA gene encoding tryptophan synthase subunit alpha — MTTRYEKSFAQLAEKNEGAFVPFLMLSDPSPQDAVEILRTVIEAGADALELGVPFSDPIADGPTIQGAHVRALDGGATVDKALDQIRTIRSEYPDLPIGMLIYSNVPFVRGFDKFYQEFKEAGADSILVPDVPVREGRPFIEAAERHGVDPIFIAPAQASAQTLEGVAAHSKGYIYAVSRDGVTGTENESKTTGLREVVDNVKSYGGAPVLLGFGISTPVHVREAIEAGATGAISGSAITKIINKYVEGTHPEPGRITDMDALKSELTEFVASMKAATKK, encoded by the coding sequence ATGACTACCCGTTATGAGAAGTCTTTTGCCCAGCTGGCGGAGAAGAACGAGGGTGCGTTTGTCCCGTTCCTCATGCTGTCTGACCCGAGCCCGCAGGATGCTGTGGAGATCTTGCGTACCGTCATTGAGGCTGGTGCCGATGCCCTTGAGCTTGGTGTGCCGTTTAGTGATCCAATCGCCGATGGCCCAACCATTCAGGGTGCCCACGTCCGCGCCCTCGATGGGGGAGCGACTGTGGATAAGGCGCTGGACCAGATCCGTACGATTCGTTCCGAATATCCGGACCTGCCGATCGGCATGCTGATTTACTCCAACGTCCCGTTTGTCCGTGGCTTCGACAAGTTCTACCAGGAGTTCAAAGAGGCTGGTGCGGATTCGATCCTGGTGCCTGACGTGCCAGTTCGCGAAGGCAGGCCCTTCATCGAGGCTGCTGAGCGCCACGGCGTGGACCCGATCTTCATCGCTCCAGCCCAGGCTAGTGCGCAGACTTTGGAAGGCGTGGCTGCGCACTCTAAGGGCTATATCTACGCCGTCTCCCGCGACGGTGTGACCGGCACCGAGAACGAGTCCAAGACCACCGGCCTGCGTGAAGTTGTGGACAACGTGAAGTCCTACGGTGGCGCACCCGTGCTACTTGGTTTCGGTATTTCCACTCCGGTTCACGTCCGCGAGGCGATCGAGGCAGGCGCGACCGGGGCGATTTCCGGCTCCGCGATCACTAAGATCATCAATAAGTATGTGGAAGGCACGCACCCCGAGCCTGGCCGTATTACCGATATGGACGCTCTAAAGTCTGAGTTGACTGAGTTCGTCGCCTCCATGAAGGCGGCGACAAAGAAGTAG
- a CDS encoding ABC transporter ATP-binding protein, with product MLTPAIEIREVTKRFGKFRALDRFSLTVKQGSIHGFLGPNGSGKSTTIRTLLGVLTPTSGDVRILGTDPARDPSVLKRVGYVPGDVSLWPTLTGAETLRALESLRGVPTNRQRESELIDAFNLDPSKKTRDYSTGNRRKVSLIAALSFGAELLLLDEPTAGLDPLMESVFVDEVRHEHDNGATVLLSSHILSEVEKLCDYVTVIKSGQVVEHGTIRQLRHLSTHAVSAHVSRETIDRFRSALGEDAVSVDKHGRATLTVERDAVPEMLRALLDAGATSIETQPASLEEIFMRHYETGE from the coding sequence ATATTGACACCGGCGATTGAAATCCGCGAGGTGACCAAACGGTTTGGAAAATTCCGGGCTCTGGACAGATTCTCGCTTACTGTGAAGCAGGGTAGTATCCACGGTTTCCTGGGCCCAAATGGCTCGGGCAAATCCACCACCATCCGCACCCTGCTCGGCGTACTCACACCGACCTCCGGGGATGTCCGCATTCTCGGCACCGATCCTGCGCGCGACCCCTCCGTGCTCAAACGCGTCGGCTACGTCCCAGGAGATGTATCCCTGTGGCCGACACTCACTGGAGCGGAGACCTTGCGCGCGCTTGAGTCACTGCGTGGCGTGCCAACAAATCGGCAACGCGAATCAGAACTCATCGACGCGTTCAATCTCGACCCGTCCAAGAAAACTCGCGACTACTCCACTGGCAACCGCAGGAAGGTCAGTCTCATTGCCGCCCTCTCCTTTGGCGCGGAGCTTCTCCTGTTGGACGAACCCACAGCGGGGCTGGACCCACTGATGGAATCCGTCTTCGTTGATGAGGTGCGCCACGAACACGACAACGGGGCGACAGTATTACTCTCCAGTCACATTTTGAGCGAAGTGGAGAAGCTGTGTGATTACGTCACAGTGATTAAAAGCGGGCAGGTGGTGGAGCATGGAACAATTCGTCAATTACGTCACTTATCGACGCATGCCGTGTCCGCACATGTTTCACGTGAAACAATCGATCGGTTCCGATCGGCACTCGGAGAAGATGCCGTGAGCGTCGACAAGCACGGGCGCGCCACACTGACCGTTGAGCGTGACGCAGTCCCTGAGATGCTCCGCGCACTACTCGACGCGGGCGCAACCAGCATCGAGACCCAGCCCGCTAGCCTCGAGGAAATCTTTATGCGCCACTACGAGACAGGGGAGTAA
- the trpCF gene encoding bifunctional indole-3-glycerol-phosphate synthase TrpC/phosphoribosylanthranilate isomerase TrpF — MTVAKLPTVLEGIVEGRRGHLDEIRARIAHVDVDKLPKSQRSLYDSLARGGKGANNFIMECKSSSPSLGLIREHYEPGQIARIYSRYASGISVLCEPDRFGGDYNHLATVASESHLPVLCKDFVIDKVQVHAARYYGADAILLMLSVLNDDEYAELSDEAHRFGLDVLTEVIDEEEVERAIRLGAKIFGINHRNLHDLSIDLDRSARLAALLPDDALVVSESGIRNTETVRQLGGHSHAYLVGSQLTSQPDIDRAARELVYGANKVCGLTDWSEAQAAKASGAVYGGLIFEEASPRNVSRETATDIIAHEPGLDYVAVSRRTTGFAELALDGVKAIQLHAAYQGSIEAEKALIDAARSELAAASSSVGDSSSAVGDEGAHVEIWRAVSMTHPDGPAVAEALEPLVDKLVLDAKDGGSGTTFDWSTVPDTVKQKALLAGGLNLDNLADALRIGTTGLDLNSGLEYGDGAGVWAGHKDAGAIRRAFDTIRNFSY; from the coding sequence ATTACGGTGGCTAAACTTCCTACCGTTCTCGAAGGCATCGTAGAGGGCCGTCGTGGCCACCTCGATGAGATCCGGGCACGCATCGCCCACGTAGACGTCGATAAGCTCCCGAAGTCCCAGCGTTCGCTGTACGATTCTCTGGCGCGCGGTGGTAAGGGTGCGAACAATTTCATCATGGAGTGTAAGAGTTCCTCGCCGTCACTGGGCCTGATCCGCGAACATTATGAGCCCGGTCAGATCGCCCGGATCTATTCACGCTACGCCTCCGGCATTTCGGTGTTGTGCGAGCCGGACCGATTCGGCGGCGACTACAATCACCTTGCCACTGTGGCTTCAGAATCTCACCTGCCTGTGCTGTGCAAGGATTTCGTGATTGACAAGGTGCAGGTCCACGCCGCGCGCTACTACGGCGCCGACGCGATCCTGCTCATGCTCAGTGTGCTTAACGACGATGAATACGCCGAGCTTTCCGACGAAGCGCACCGCTTCGGGCTCGATGTTTTGACCGAGGTCATCGATGAGGAGGAAGTGGAGCGCGCGATCCGCCTGGGTGCAAAAATTTTTGGCATTAACCACCGCAACCTGCACGATCTCTCCATAGATTTGGACCGCTCTGCTCGTCTGGCAGCACTTTTGCCTGATGACGCACTTGTCGTGTCTGAGTCCGGTATCCGTAATACAGAGACTGTCCGCCAGCTTGGTGGCCATTCACATGCTTATCTGGTGGGTTCCCAGCTGACCAGCCAGCCGGATATTGACCGGGCTGCGCGCGAGCTGGTGTATGGCGCGAACAAGGTGTGTGGCCTTACCGATTGGTCTGAGGCCCAGGCCGCAAAGGCCTCGGGCGCTGTCTACGGTGGCCTGATTTTCGAAGAGGCCTCCCCGCGCAATGTTTCACGTGAAACGGCCACAGATATCATCGCCCACGAGCCTGGCCTCGACTACGTTGCCGTATCTCGCCGCACCACCGGGTTCGCGGAACTGGCCCTCGACGGTGTGAAGGCGATCCAACTTCACGCGGCTTACCAGGGCAGCATCGAAGCCGAGAAAGCGCTTATCGACGCCGCCCGCTCCGAGCTCGCAGCAGCTTCATCTTCCGTGGGCGATAGCTCTTCTGCCGTGGGCGACGAAGGAGCCCACGTGGAAATCTGGCGGGCCGTCTCCATGACACACCCCGATGGCCCTGCAGTGGCGGAGGCGCTAGAGCCGCTCGTCGATAAGCTCGTGCTTGATGCCAAAGACGGAGGGTCCGGCACAACTTTCGATTGGTCCACCGTGCCGGATACCGTGAAGCAAAAGGCACTGTTGGCTGGCGGGCTAAACCTAGACAACCTGGCAGATGCGCTGCGCATAGGTACCACTGGCCTCGACCTCAACTCCGGCCTGGAGTACGGCGATGGTGCTGGTGTGTGGGCTGGCCACAAGGACGCAGGCGCGATCCGACGCGCGTTCGATACCATCCGCAACTTTTCGTACTAA
- a CDS encoding YqgE/AlgH family protein, protein MSDYFYADRLFNALEREEPSAGMLLVAAPGMLSPEFARSVVLILERDEESSFGVVLNQRSELAVYNVLPDWLPAVAKPQAFYIGGPLSQQSAVGLGVTKPDVEIDSNPHFTRLANRLVHVNLGAEPHEVADDLVGMRIFMGFSEWAPGQLDEEIQRGDWYVAPALPGDVIAPAAADLWGDVLRRQPMPLPLFSTFPSNLDDN, encoded by the coding sequence ATGAGTGACTACTTCTACGCAGATCGTCTTTTTAACGCGCTGGAGCGGGAGGAGCCGTCGGCCGGCATGTTGCTGGTTGCAGCTCCCGGGATGTTGAGCCCAGAGTTCGCCCGCAGCGTGGTTCTCATTCTCGAGCGTGATGAGGAGTCCTCGTTTGGCGTGGTGTTGAATCAGCGCAGTGAACTTGCCGTGTACAACGTATTGCCTGATTGGTTGCCAGCGGTGGCCAAGCCACAAGCGTTTTATATCGGTGGCCCGCTTAGCCAACAGTCGGCCGTTGGTCTTGGCGTGACCAAGCCGGATGTGGAGATTGATTCCAACCCACATTTCACGCGTTTAGCTAATCGTCTTGTTCACGTCAATCTTGGGGCCGAGCCTCACGAGGTGGCAGACGATCTTGTAGGCATGCGCATTTTCATGGGATTTTCCGAATGGGCACCCGGCCAGCTTGACGAGGAAATCCAGCGCGGTGACTGGTACGTGGCCCCCGCGCTCCCAGGTGACGTGATTGCACCAGCGGCAGCAGATTTGTGGGGCGATGTGCTGCGTCGCCAGCCCATGCCGCTGCCGTTGTTCTCCACATTTCCCAGTAACCTCGACGATAATTAA
- the trpB gene encoding tryptophan synthase subunit beta: MTDNYRDGGATILPAYFGEFGGQFVPESLMPALDQLEKAFVEAWNDKEFMANYRSILRDYLGRPTPLTECFNLPRTVQAQSATSEKKAKHARIFLKREDLVHGGAHKTNQVIGQALLAKQMGKTRIIAETGAGQHGTATALVCALLDLDCVIYMGAKDIERQQPNVYRMQLMGAEVVGVDSGSGTLKDAVNEALRDWTANFHDTHYLLGTAAGPHPFPTIVREFHRVISEEAKEQMVERTGALPDVVVASVGGGSNAIGIFADFIDDEDVELVGTEPGGEGVGSGKHGAAIAEGNIGILHGTRSYLMRNDDGQVEESYSISAGLDYPAVGPQHAHLAQTGRAKYVPITDKEALLAFQLLSRYEGIIPALESSHAFAYALKRAEEAEAAGKDITILVSLSGRGDKDVDHVRRTLEDNPNYVLKED; the protein is encoded by the coding sequence ATGACTGATAATTATCGTGACGGCGGGGCCACCATCCTGCCGGCGTACTTTGGCGAATTTGGTGGCCAGTTCGTGCCCGAATCGCTCATGCCTGCCCTCGACCAGCTGGAGAAGGCGTTTGTGGAGGCGTGGAATGATAAGGAGTTCATGGCGAACTACCGGTCCATCCTGCGCGACTATCTGGGCCGCCCGACTCCACTTACTGAGTGCTTCAACCTACCGCGGACTGTGCAAGCTCAGTCCGCGACCAGTGAGAAGAAGGCGAAACACGCGCGTATCTTTTTGAAGCGTGAGGACCTTGTCCACGGTGGCGCGCACAAAACCAACCAGGTAATCGGCCAGGCGCTGCTAGCCAAACAGATGGGTAAGACCCGGATCATTGCCGAGACGGGTGCGGGCCAGCACGGAACCGCTACCGCTTTGGTGTGTGCGCTGCTGGACTTAGACTGCGTGATTTATATGGGTGCCAAGGACATCGAGCGCCAGCAACCCAACGTGTACCGCATGCAGCTGATGGGCGCTGAGGTTGTGGGAGTGGATTCCGGCTCTGGCACCTTAAAGGATGCGGTGAATGAGGCGCTGCGCGACTGGACCGCAAACTTCCACGACACCCACTACCTGCTGGGAACAGCGGCCGGCCCGCACCCATTCCCTACGATCGTGCGCGAGTTCCACCGCGTGATCTCCGAGGAAGCCAAAGAGCAGATGGTGGAGCGTACCGGCGCGCTACCCGATGTTGTGGTGGCCTCCGTCGGTGGTGGGTCCAATGCGATTGGAATTTTCGCTGACTTCATCGATGACGAGGATGTGGAGCTGGTCGGCACCGAGCCAGGTGGCGAAGGCGTAGGCTCCGGAAAGCATGGTGCGGCCATCGCAGAGGGCAATATCGGCATTCTGCACGGCACCCGCTCCTACTTGATGCGTAACGACGACGGCCAGGTCGAGGAGTCCTACTCCATTTCCGCCGGCCTCGATTATCCAGCGGTGGGCCCGCAGCACGCGCACCTGGCACAGACCGGACGTGCGAAGTACGTGCCGATCACCGATAAGGAAGCACTGCTGGCTTTCCAGCTGCTGTCGCGTTATGAGGGCATCATCCCAGCACTAGAGTCCTCGCATGCTTTCGCGTACGCCCTGAAGCGCGCGGAGGAGGCGGAAGCTGCGGGCAAGGACATCACCATCCTGGTGTCCCTGTCCGGCCGTGGAGATAAAGATGTTGACCATGTGCGCCGCACCCTGGAAGATAATCCCAATTACGTCCTGAAGGAGGACTAG